GCTGACGCGTGCGGGGCTCGTCGCCGGCTTGCAGCAGCGCGGCGGTCAGACTCCTGTGATCGAGGCAATGGCCGCAAATATCCCGGTAGTTGGCGGCCATGAGAAGCTCACGAAGGCGCTCGAGCACCTGAAGAAGGGAGCTGCACCTGCCGTCGCCGTGGTGGATAGCAAGGGCAGCTTGGTCGGCTACGTCACCCTCGAAAACATCGGCGAACTCATGATGCTGCGCAGCGCCATCGCAAGCTGACAGATATCGGTCGGGCCGCGGCCCATGGATATACGGCTTGCGCGGTGAGATGCACTTGAACCCCTGGGATCGTATCGCGGCCTGTTGACCTTCTGCCGGTTTCACACTGCCTTTTATGCGACCGGAAACGCACAAAACATGAACATGCCGTAGCCGCTTTGCGCCGGCAATGATGACATCAGGTCGCACGTCGCCCTACGCGAAGTTTAGCTACAGCCGGGCCATTATCGTCAGGACCTACCGATGTGAAGCAGGCTACGAAATCTACAATGGAACTGACCGGCCAGCCAAACCCGCCGCCGTTTCGATCCAACCACCTATGTTTTGGCGACCGTTTTGCTTCGTGAAGTCGTAACGAATATAATGATTAGAGATTTCGACAACCGTGTCACTGGTCGGCGGTTTGAACCAGAGGTCGCCCGCCGAGACCGCCAGGGTATAGTCGTCATACTTTACCCATTTGCCGCTCTTCCATTCGGCGACGAAAATGCCACTCGACGTTTTGTAGAGCCCCACCTGCGCCAATGGATCCGCACCCTTGAGGCCGGCCTCGCCCGCGACGTTCTTGACGCCATCAACGTCAACCGTAAGCAGCCCATTCCCCTTCAGAATGCTACGAACAATCTCGTATCGGACCCATCGTCTCTGCCACGTGAGCCTTCCAGAAAGTACGCAGGTCACGGACGTGTTGTCCAAGCTATTACGTAAGAAATTCTTGAGCGCGGTGGGGCTCTCGTTCTTGGCGGCCTCGAACACGCTACTGTCGAAGAAGCCACGATCAATCTGATCTTGCGGACGGACAACCCAGCTGTTGCGCACGTTCCTTGCGCGCCACTTGTCTTCGTCATGATGGAATAAGAAGAACGTCCTCCGAGCCATCGGGCGCGCCGTCCTAAGCTGTCTTCCTGAACGCTTGCGCGTTGCCGGTCTTAGAAGAATTGAAATCGCGTGTTGCCTCGTTCAGGATCGTCGGCGCGGACTTATAAGTCGTCACGCGTCTTGCGCGGCTTCGGGCACGGTCTTCGGCAATTGTCGGCATGTCGGATCCATCCAGAATGAACGATGTCTAGCACAAGTATGTCCAGAAATACCGCGACTATGACTTGGATACTTTTAGCTCGGTGGGATCTCGCCGAAGTTTTCGGCGTACTTCTGCATCCACTCCTCCACTCCAATTGAGTTGGTCGCGAGGTCCCCAATGATGGCTCTCATGAATAGCTTGTCGCCGATGTGCTCTCCCAATAATCGATATGCCTCGAATTGAGTTTCAGAAAAGAATTGGTCGACGGTCGAGTGGTGCGGAAACGACGGCTCGTCTAAGCGATATCTCCTCAGAAACTCCCCCTCGTTCCCTGTAAGCGAGAGTTTCACGTAAAGCAGATAGCCGATTTCCCAAGGCTCGATGGCGTCTCCGGTA
The nucleotide sequence above comes from Mesorhizobium sp. 131-2-1. Encoded proteins:
- a CDS encoding TIR domain-containing protein is translated as MARRTFFLFHHDEDKWRARNVRNSWVVRPQDQIDRGFFDSSVFEAAKNESPTALKNFLRNSLDNTSVTCVLSGRLTWQRRWVRYEIVRSILKGNGLLTVDVDGVKNVAGEAGLKGADPLAQVGLYKTSSGIFVAEWKSGKWVKYDDYTLAVSAGDLWFKPPTSDTVVEISNHYIRYDFTKQNGRQNIGGWIETAAGLAGRSVPL